One Suricata suricatta isolate VVHF042 chromosome 15, meerkat_22Aug2017_6uvM2_HiC, whole genome shotgun sequence DNA segment encodes these proteins:
- the MOS gene encoding proto-oncogene serine/threonine-protein kinase mos, which produces MPSPLPRRRYLPSELSPSVDARPCSSPSELPGRAGRPLLGGSPPRAPRLPRRLAWCSIDWEQVRFLRRLGAGGFGSVYKATYHGVLVAVKQVNRCTKNRAASQRSFWAELNIARLRHDNIVQVVAASTCTPAGSNSLGTIIMEFGGNVTLHQVIYGATGCPEEDAEPHCRAGDQLNVGKCLKYSLDIVNGLLFLHSQSIVHLDLKPANILISEQDVCKIGDFGCSEKLEDRLCLQARPYPLGGTYTHRAPELLKGEPVTPKADIYSFAITLWQMTTKAAPYAGERQYVLYAVVAHELRPSLSAAVFTDSVAGERLAKVIQCCWRASASQRPSAVLLLVDLNSLRAEFG; this is translated from the coding sequence atgccctcccctcttccccgGCGCAGGTACCTCCCCAGCGAGTTGTCGCCGTCGGTGGACGCGCGGCCTTGCAGCAGCCCTTCCGAGCTcccgggcagggcagggaggccctTGCTGGGGGGCAGTCCTCCCAGGGCCCCGCGGCTCCCCCGCCGGCTTGCCTGGTGCTCCATCGACTGGGAGCAGGTGCGCTTCCTGCGGAGGCTGGGGGCCGGCGGGTTTGGCTCCGTGTACAAGGCGACTTACCACGGCGTTCTGGTGGCCGTGAAGCAAGTGAACAGGTGCACCAAGAACCGAGCGGCGTCGCAGCGCAGCTTCTGGGCGGAGCTCAACATCGCGAGGCTTCGCCACGACAACATCGTGCAGGTGGTGGCCGCCAGCACGTGCACACCCGCGGGCTCGAACAGCCTGGGCACCATCATCATGGAGTTTGGGGGCAATGTCACCTTACACCAAGTCATCTACGGCGCCACTGGCTGCCCTGAGGAGGACGCAGAGCCTCACTGCCGTGCCGGAGACCAATTAAATGTGGGGAAGTGTCTTAAGTATTCGCTAGATATTGTGAACGGCCTGCTTTTCCTTCACTCGCAAAGCATCGTGCACTTGGACCTGAAGCCTGCTAACATACTCATCAGTGAGCAGGACGTCTGCAAAATCGGTGACTTTGGTTGCTCCGAGAAGCTGGAGGATCGGCTGTGCTTGCAGGCTCGTCCCTACCCCCTGGGGGGCACCTACACCCACCGAGCCCCGGAGCTCCTGAAAGGAGAGCCCGTGACGCCCAAAGCGGACATCTATTCCTTCGCCATCACGCTCTGGCAAATGACCACCAAGGCGGCGCCGTACGCAGGCGAGCGGCAGTACGTGCTCTACGCCGTGGTGGCCCACGAGCTTCGGCCATCTCTGTCGGCGGCTGTCTTCACGGACTCCGTCGCTGGGGAACGACTGGCCAAGGTCATCCAGTGCTGCTGGAGGGCCAGTGCTTCGCAGCGGCCAAGTGCAGTGCTCCTCTTGGTTGACCTTAACTCCTTAAGAGCTGAATTTGGCTGA